The following are encoded in a window of Scophthalmus maximus strain ysfricsl-2021 chromosome 6, ASM2237912v1, whole genome shotgun sequence genomic DNA:
- the bhlhe40 gene encoding class E basic helix-loop-helix protein 40: MERITSAQPPPCAPKHPSLDIADMSGMDFPIYVYKPRRGVKRGDESKETYKLPHRLIEKKRRDRINECIAQLKDLLPEHLKLTTLGHLEKAVVLELTLKHVKALSSVLEQQQQKILALQKDLQIGDHGGDCAESSEDIFRSGFHLCAKEVLHYLANQESSRDLTPSHVIGHIQKIAADVLEHQSGAHPGEFVPRASEKAKTPAGQPPLASEGTAKNCVPVIQRTYPHGTGEQSGSDTDTDSGYGGEHPKAQWLESHAREGQLKRAASERTVGAIKQEGDGPQAKKLRSDSTEDEIVPGHAAGSPGGYMGFSHSQPPFCLPFYLIPPAAAAAAAYMPMLEKCWYPGGMPIMYPGMGGSTLSLSPETHPSSLVMSPRAGSPVPHHAAMDSPALHKALKQVSPLNLETKD, from the exons ATGGAGAGGATTACCAGTGCGCAACCGCCTCCCTGTGCGCCCAAACACCCATCTCTGGATATAGCTGACATGTCCGG AATGGATTTCCCCATTTACGTGTACAAACCCCGGCGGGGCGTGAAGCGCGGGGACGAGAGCAAG gagACGTACAAGCTGCCGCACCGACTGATCGAGAAGAAGCGACGCGACAGAATCAACGAGTGCATCGCCCAGCTGAAGGATTTGTTGCCAGAACATCTCAAGCTCACA ACGCTGGGTCATTTGGAGAAAGCCGTGGTGCTGGAGCTCACCCTCAAGCACGTGAAGGCCCTGAGTTCTGTcctcgagcagcagcagcagaaaatccTGGCGCTACAGAAGGACCTGCAGATTG GTGATCATGGAGGTGACTGTGCGGAGAGCAGCGAGGACATATTCCGCTCTGGCTTTCACTTGTGCGCAAAGGAGGTCCTCCACTACCTGGCCAAccaagagagcagcagagaccTGACGCCGTCCCACGTCATCGGCCACATCCAGAAGATAGCGGCCGACGTCCTGGAGCATCAGAGCGGCGCGCACCCGGGCGAGTTCGTCCCCCGGGCTTCGGAGAAAGCGAAGACGCCCGCCGGGCAGCCGCCGCTGGCCTCCGAGGGCACCGCCAAGAACTGTGTGCCCGTTATTCAGAGGACTTACCCCCACGGGACGGGGGAGCAGAGCGGCAgcgacacagacactgacagcgGGTACGGCGGCGAGCACCCCAAGGCCCAGTGGCTCGAAAGCCACGCGAGGGAGGGGCAGCTCAAGCGCGCCGCGTCCGAGCGGACGGTCGGTGCCATCAAGCAGGAGGGCGACGGGCCTCAGGCCAAAAAGTTAAGGTCTGACTCGACAGAGGACGAGATTGTCCCCGGTCACGCGGCGGGAAGCCCCGGCGGCTACATGGGCTTCTCGCACAGCCAGCCCCCCTTTTGCCTCCCCTTCTACCTCATACCCCCggcagctgccgccgccgcagcgTATATGCCCATGCTGGAGAAATGCTGGTACCCGGGCGGCATGCCCATTATGTACCCGGGCATGGGCGGCTCGACGCTGAGCTTGTCCCCGGAGACGCATCCCTCGTCCCTGGTGATGTCCCCCAGGGCGGGGTCTCCGGTCCCGCACCACGCCGCCATGGACTCCCCTGCTCTCCACAAGGCGTTGAAGCAGGTCTCTCCATTGAACTTGGAAACCAAAGACTGA